The genomic window GTTTTTTGCGCCTGTCCTGGTTCCTCTGCCTGCTCCCCTTGTTCGGACTGTTTGTTTTCGCCGGCTTCGCTTTTGAAAAAGTCTTTGACGAATGCGCCCCAATCGCCACCTTCGGCGGCGGCCTTCCTGGCCTTGTCCGAGCCTTTGCCGAGCATGAAATCGAAGAAAGAATTAAGCTTCTGGTCCACCAGGTCTTTTGTCTGGCTTATGTTCGCGCCGATTTCCTTGGGCAGATCGCCGAGTATCTTCATCGCCTCGGTGAACCCCTGGTTTATCGCCCCGCCCACAAGCTCTTTATATCCTTTCACCTGGTCTTCATAGGACATGTTCTGATGCTGCTTGGCGTACATCGGGAAAAACTGGAGGGCGAAATCGGTTATACGCTGCGCGGTGGCCTCCGGGCTGAACGGGTTTGCGTCCAGCGCCGCCGCCTGCGCGTCCACCACCTGTTGCGCTTGGCTCATCCGCATGTCCACCTGGACGCTCACCTCGGTGGTCTGCTTGTAATAAGCGGAGACTTTGGAGCCGCCGCTTTCCGCCTGGACGGAGCCTTCGAACGTCTGCTTGACGTTTGCCCGCACGGAAAGCTCCGTGATGGACTGGGCGAACTGGTCCTTCGCCATCTTGTTCCCGGCGAAGAAGTTGTTCAGCCGCTCGATAAGCTTGCCGATGAAATTGTCCAGCGATACGCTGTCCCCTTTTTGAGGGGTTGTGTTTTTGCCGTCGGCCTGGCCTGCCTTGGCCTCTTTGTTGTCGAAAGGATTGATTCTTTTGTCCGCCTGGGCGGTCACGCCGCCTGTTTCTATACCCGCCATAATGCACCTATGGATGAAGTTGCCCCTTGGATATATTATCGGCCACCAATGTCAGGACTTTAGCATAATAACGCCCCGTCTTGTGGAAAGACGGGACGTTCGAAAGAAGGGGGGGTACGCCTCCTTGCGATCACTATTGCTCGGAAGGGCCGCCTGCAGGCCGGTTCGCGCCGGGACCGGATTGGTCATCGCTCATTCCCCCCGGGCCGCGCCGTCCTTCCGATAGCAGGCCCATCTTCATCCGGTCGTTCATCTTGTGCTTCTGCTCCGGTGTGAGGATACCCATTATTTTTACCTGCAGCTCAAGCCGCGCCTTGTGCATCTGGCCATGGATCGCGGAGATTTCGTCAATGATCTTGTCCAGCGCCTTTGGATTTGGCTTGTCCTTTTGAAGCTCCTCTTCGAAGTCAATTTCCTTCACCTCCAGCCTTCCCTTGATTTCCGCGTGCTTGCGCCGCATCACGTTGCGCATGTCGCGGATCGCCGTGGTCTGCTCGTTTGTAAGGTTCAACTCCTGGATAAAGTCCATGCCGCCGGGCCCCTTCCGGGCGCCCGGGCCGCCCCCCATTCCTCCACCCATCCCCTGGGCAACCGCCACCGCCGGAATCAATATCAACATCGCCATAGCAACGATCAGCTTACGCATTGGTCACACCTCCGTTTATTCCGTAAATATCTTCCAACTGAGTCTCGATGAATTCATCCAGACTCGCACCCGGGTCTTCACCAAAATCAGGGGCCGAAGCCAAGACGCTCGCTTCCCCGTTGAACACCTCGGCCATGATTTCATTGACCGCCGCCGCCGTGGCAGGATCCACCGGCCCTGGCGCCGGAACCGAAGTCAGCCTCAAGGCGATTACAAGCGCGGCCATAGCCGCCGCCGCCGGCCAAGCCAACCTTGCCAACCTCGGGCGGAACAGCGGCCGCAGAAACTCCACTAGCCGCCAGCCGATTCCCGGATTTTGCCGGGGGGTCTTTTCAATCCGCTCCAGCACCTGCGCCCAAAGCCTGTCTGGCGCCTCGTGCCTTGCCGCTTTCTTGAATAGTCCGTCAATGTCCTTCATTTTCCCTCTCCATCTCCCCGGCGATTTGCGCAAGGTCGTTCCTTCCCCGCGCAATGCGCGACCGCACCGTGCCAACCGGCGCCCCGGTGGCCTCGGCTATCTCCTCGTAACTCAGGCCCTCGATCTCCCGCAATATCACCGCGATCCTTCGTTCCGGCGAAAGCCTTGAAAGAATCGTCATCAGCGTTTTCTCCGCGTCATCTTTTTCCGTTTGCGCCGCCGGATTGTCCTTTATAAAAATCTCCGGGCCGGCAATCCGCGCGGCCTCGTCCTTAAGCTCCATGGCCAGGTTCTTTTTACGCGCTCCGTTCAAGACGCGGTTGACCGTGATCCTGTATATCCACGTAGAAAACGAAGACCCGCCCCGGAACGCCGGAAGGTTCTTCCAGGCCGATACGAACACGTCCTGGGCTATGTCCTCCGCCTCGTCCGTATCTCCGGACATCCGCACCGCCACGTTCCACACGAAACCCTTGTGTTTGTCGAAGAGGATCCGGAACGCTTCCGTGTCCCCCTCCCTGGCCTTTTCGATTGTCTGCGTTTCGTCCATATTCCGAGTAATTAGCGGCGCGCCAAAGCCCGCCTCAGCGGTCAATCCATGCGGCATCATGCGCCAATCCGCCTTTTTACCGCCCGATGCGGCCCATGATCCCGAATGATCATATTACCCTTTTGCTTTTCTTTATGCCCTTTAGACAGCTCCGGCTTTATAAAAGTTCCCGTAATTGAGCCGTGTTAATATGGATCCAAGCGGAAATTAATCCCGGAACGATGGCCAAATATGCCCAACAGGTTGTTTAGATTCTTCTTTCCAGAGGAAGTGGACTTTTTCACCCCCATGGCCCGGATAATCGATTGCATGGCCGAGGGGGCGGAAGCATATATAGAAACCGCCGGGAAATCCTCCCTATGCGGCCCTGAAAAAATTGCCCTGCTCGACCATCTGAAAAAGCTTGAAAAGGAGGGGGACAACATACTGCGAACCGTGGCCACAGGCTTGAAACGCACATTCACCCCGCCATATCCGGCCATCGATATCCACAGGATGTTCGAAAGCCTGGACAACGCCATTGATCTGCTGGATGAATCGGCCAAAATCATCATCCACGCCAATTACCGTGATTACTTCCCGCCATTCGTGGCAAAGCAGTTGACGGCGTTCCTCAACGGGGCCCGGGAGGCCGGCAAGCTGCCCGAACTGATGCGCGATCCGAGGAAAAATTCATCCGCCATCACAGCCGTGTTGGAAGCCATGGGCCGGTGGGAGGCGGAAGGGGACAAGATTTATTGGGAAAACAAAAAGGCGCTCTCCGAGGTGATCAACAGCGCCGCGCAGAGCAATAACCTTGCGGGATTCCGGCGGGGGAGGATGGACGAGATGGCCCTCGATCTGCTAGAGCAGCTTGTGGACACGCTCCTCGATATAATCAAGAACGCCGAGGACATGTTGATCGAACATGCATGATCCGGCTTTCGCCCTTCTCACCGCCGTGGTGGTCCTTGCCCTTATATTCGATTTTATCAACGGATTCCATGACACGGCCAGCACCATCGCCACCTCCATCGCCACAAGGGCGCTCAATGCCAAGGGGGCGCTCATCCTTTCGGCGGCATTCAATTTCGCCGGGGCGTTCTGGTCCCACAAGGTGGCGGGCACCATCGCCACAGGGGTCGCCGCCCCTTCGTTCATGGACCTGAAGGTGATAATCAGCGCGCTGGCCGCGGCAATCGTATGGAACCTTGTCACGTGGTACTTTGCGGCGCCTTCAAGCTCCTCCCATGCGCTGATCGCCGCTCTTTTCGGCGCGGCGGCGATGAAGGGATTTGTGTCCGGAGCCGGGCTTGCCCAGCTTAACTGGCCGATGCTTTTGAACATAGCGGCGGCCCTTTTCACCTCGCCGTTGCTCGGTTTCATCGTTGCGTTCACCATGTTCAAGCTGATGACGGCCCTGGCGCGGCTTGCGGGAGCATGGCCCAACAGGGTCAACAGGGGGCTGGCCCGGTGGCAGGTGGTTTCGGCGGCTCTCATCAGCTTCTCCCACGGAGGCAACGACGCGCAGAAGGCGATGGGGATGATATCGCTGGCGCTGTTCGAGTCCGGCTACGCTTCGGACATTGCAGTCCCTCTCTGGGTGACCGCGTCCTGCGCTTGCGCCATAAGCCTAGGGGTGATGGCGGGAGGCTGGAGGATCATAAACACCGTGGCCAATAAGATCACCACGCTCCAGCCAGCCCATGGATTCTGCGCGGAGATATCGTCGGCGGGAGTCGTCCTTGCGGCGTCTTATATCGGGATGCCTGTGTCCACCACGCATGTGGCCGTCTCCGCTGTGGTGGGGGTGGGCGCCTCCAAAGCGTCCGGCAGAATGCACAGGGGGGTGCTGCTTAGCGTGGCATACGCATGGATCACAACCATACCCGCCAGCGCGGCGATCGCCGGGGGGCT from Nitrospinota bacterium includes these protein-coding regions:
- a CDS encoding DUF5610 domain-containing protein; this encodes MAGIETGGVTAQADKRINPFDNKEAKAGQADGKNTTPQKGDSVSLDNFIGKLIERLNNFFAGNKMAKDQFAQSITELSVRANVKQTFEGSVQAESGGSKVSAYYKQTTEVSVQVDMRMSQAQQVVDAQAAALDANPFSPEATAQRITDFALQFFPMYAKQHQNMSYEDQVKGYKELVGGAINQGFTEAMKILGDLPKEIGANISQTKDLVDQKLNSFFDFMLGKGSDKARKAAAEGGDWGAFVKDFFKSEAGENKQSEQGEQAEEPGQAQKTDV
- a CDS encoding Spy/CpxP family protein refolding chaperone: MRKLIVAMAMLILIPAVAVAQGMGGGMGGGPGARKGPGGMDFIQELNLTNEQTTAIRDMRNVMRRKHAEIKGRLEVKEIDFEEELQKDKPNPKALDKIIDEISAIHGQMHKARLELQVKIMGILTPEQKHKMNDRMKMGLLSEGRRGPGGMSDDQSGPGANRPAGGPSEQ
- a CDS encoding sigma-70 family RNA polymerase sigma factor; translated protein: MDETQTIEKAREGDTEAFRILFDKHKGFVWNVAVRMSGDTDEAEDIAQDVFVSAWKNLPAFRGGSSFSTWIYRITVNRVLNGARKKNLAMELKDEAARIAGPEIFIKDNPAAQTEKDDAEKTLMTILSRLSPERRIAVILREIEGLSYEEIAEATGAPVGTVRSRIARGRNDLAQIAGEMERENEGH
- a CDS encoding DUF47 family protein, with product MPNRLFRFFFPEEVDFFTPMARIIDCMAEGAEAYIETAGKSSLCGPEKIALLDHLKKLEKEGDNILRTVATGLKRTFTPPYPAIDIHRMFESLDNAIDLLDESAKIIIHANYRDYFPPFVAKQLTAFLNGAREAGKLPELMRDPRKNSSAITAVLEAMGRWEAEGDKIYWENKKALSEVINSAAQSNNLAGFRRGRMDEMALDLLEQLVDTLLDIIKNAEDMLIEHA
- a CDS encoding inorganic phosphate transporter, yielding MHDPAFALLTAVVVLALIFDFINGFHDTASTIATSIATRALNAKGALILSAAFNFAGAFWSHKVAGTIATGVAAPSFMDLKVIISALAAAIVWNLVTWYFAAPSSSSHALIAALFGAAAMKGFVSGAGLAQLNWPMLLNIAAALFTSPLLGFIVAFTMFKLMTALARLAGAWPNRVNRGLARWQVVSAALISFSHGGNDAQKAMGMISLALFESGYASDIAVPLWVTASCACAISLGVMAGGWRIINTVANKITTLQPAHGFCAEISSAGVVLAASYIGMPVSTTHVAVSAVVGVGASKASGRMHRGVLLSVAYAWITTIPASAAIAGGLYFALVSI